The following nucleotide sequence is from Salmo salar chromosome ssa08, Ssal_v3.1, whole genome shotgun sequence.
AGACTTTTCTGGAGTGTTTTCTGTGCAGACGTTTATCCCTGACGACTATTTAATGACTCAAATGGATCTGTTTCGTGGGACGTGGATGTACAGTAGCTAGGCCTAGTTGAATCCAGGGTTGTAGAGGGGAATAGATTGGTGCATCGAATCATGAATCCGTTGAAGTGAACCGAATCTGAAAATGACAAATAGCAGTCTAGTTGGAGGGAGAGCTCTCAGGTTTGGATTTACTTTCCTGAACCGACTGAGTGCTTTAATACCAGACTGCTCATTAGGCTTTGGGGCTGGGGTGTGACGAGAAGAGCTTGAAGGACCCAGGGGCTTCCAGTAGCAGTTTTTTTACCACCACTGGTCTGCATCCAACTTCAGCTGCCCTTCATTATACAAAGCACCAACACCCCTTCAGTCATTATGCAGGAATTGCAAATGATCCACCATTTTGGTGGGTGCTAAGCTAACTAATGTAACCTGTGTGTGAACAGCAATGCATACACTATGCTAACTAGGAGGCACTTGCGCTAATGAATTGTAAtgaattacatttgcattgacactgacagagctctatgaGTGAATTGATTATTCTAGAAAGGGAGAAATCAGCATCTTTTAATGCTCTAATCCTGTATTTATAGTACACCGCTGAGATAAAATGGAATGTCTCACGTGGTCCATTATGCTTGTGTTGTTGCCAATGATTGATTTGTTGATCAGGTACAGTACAACACACAGATGGTTATGGTTAATTCActtttttctctccattttttTGGCTCATATttattccttccctttctttTTCTTCAGTCGGCATGCCAATAAGTATGATGAATGTTTAGTCTTTTCTAGCGACGGTTGCCGTGGCAACGGGGCATAGCGCTACCGTACTCACTTGTGGAATAGCGGCAGCCAGCACAGTGGCTCTTCAGAATAAGAGAACAGATAAAATATTCATTCAGTTCGCTTTTGTGACTTTGAACCCCTCTCAACGAAACaacaataatattccaaccgcatAATAATGAGTTGGAGTAACCAGTTTTAGGGGCCTATTATCCCCCCCAAAGTAACTAACTAATGGCTGAATCTTAGCTCATGTTTAATGCATGGTTTGCTATTTTGTTCATAACACTCTTGACCCCTTTGAAATATTTAAAGTTATTTCCAAGTTAATTGTAATGGTAAATCGTTGATTATGCAGGCCAAGTTTATTTCGGTATTATCCCCATGTTTTCCTATAGTGTCTATAATATAAATGACTTAATTGTATTATATAGTGGCTGTAATTAAAAACctaagcctggtcccagatctgtttgcgaGGAGTCCTCTATAGGTAATACCTATAATCGTTGTCATGCCAAATGTCAAGTTTATACAGCATATAAGACCAGGCTATTACATACCTGATAAATGAGACACATTTAGACAGCTGAAGCAAGCTCACAGAATTGACCTTTTGTAGTTTCATGTGTTTCCTCCATCCAGGCGGGCTACCAGATCACCCAACAGAGGCTGCCCATCGCTGTGGACGGCACCCTGACCTACAGTCACCTGGGGGGCCGTAAGAGGAACACGGTGGTCACCAAGAGTGTCAGGATCAAACAAATCCAGCTGGAGCAGGACAGTGGCAAGAGCCTCCACGATGACTACAGGAGCCAGACCCTTATAGACCTCAACAGAGCAGGTAGATGGAGTTTAGCTTCCCATCGGTGTACCTCAACAGAGCAGGTAGATGGAGTTTAGCTTCTCGTTACCCCAAGCAGGTAGATGAGTTTAGCTTCCCGTAGATGTTTCTTCCCCGTTCTAAAATATATTTGCTTCATCGGTGTACCTCAACAGAGCAGGTAGATGGAGTTTAGCTTCCCATCGGTGTACCTCAACAGAGCAGGTAGATGGAGTTTAGCTTCCCGTTGGTATACCTCAACAGAGCAGGTACCATAGAGTTCAAACACTCATAGACTCTACCATAGAGCTCCAACTAGTATATACAGATCTAGATAGGATTTGGCTAGCCAGTCCCTGTTCTATGTAGGCATATGAGGAGTGTatgtaacatctctctctccctccaggtgtgGGTCTGATGGAGCTGGTGATGGAGCCAGACATGAGctgtggagaggaggcagcagcAGCCGTCAGAGAGATGCAGCTCATACTGCAGGCTCTAGGGACCTGCCAGGGAAACATGGCTGGTGGGGAGGCCtgcattggacacacacacactcactaacacaCCAGGGGAACATGGCTGGTGGGGAGGCCtgcattggacacacacacacactcactaacacaCCAGGGGAACATGGCTGGTGGGGAGGCCtgcattggacacacacacactcactaacacaCCAGGGAAACATGGCTGGTGGGGAGGCCtgcattggacacacacactcactaacacaCCAGGGGAACATGGCTGGTGGGGAGGCCtgcattggacacacacacactcactaacacaCCAGGGGAACATGGCTGGTGGGGAGGCCtgcattggacacacacacactcactaacacaCCAGGGGAACATGGCTGGTGGGGAGGCCTGCATTGGACACAGGGGCGCCGTATCTCTCTTGCTATAGAGGACCAGCTGTGTCATACCTTCTCTCTTGCTATAGAGGACCAGCTGTATCATACCTTCTCTCTTGCTATAGAGGACCAGCTGTATCATACCTTCTCTCTTGCTATAGAGGGCCAGCTGTATCATACCTTCTCCCTTGCTATAGAGGACCAGCTGTATCATACCTTCTCTCTTGCTATAGAGGGCCAGCTGTCTTATACCTCTCTCCTATAGAGGGCCAGCTGTCTTATACCTCTCTCCTATAGAGGGCCAGCTGTCTTATACCTCTCTCCTATAGAGGGCCAGCTGTCTTATACCTCTCTCCTATAGAGGGCCAGCTGTCTTATACCTCTCTCCTATAGAGGGCCAGCTGTCTTATACCTCTCTCCTATAGAGGGCCAGCTGTCTTTTACCTTCTCTCTTGCTATAGAGGGCCAGCTGTCTCATACCTTCTCTCTCCTATAGAGGGCCAGCTGTCTTATACCTTCTCTCTTGCTATAGAGGGCCAGCTGTCTCATACCTTCTCTCTCCTATAGAGGGCCAGCTGTCTTATACCTTCTCTCTTCCTATAGAGGGCCAGCTGTCTCATACTTTCTCTCTTGCTATAGAGGGCCAGCTGAGAGTGGATGCCAACGTGTCCGTCCACAGACCTGGGGATCCTTGGGGCATCAGGACTGAGGTCAAGAACATCAACAGTGCCCGCAACCTGGCCAGGGCCATAGGTGAGTGCTGCTGAGGGCTTTTCACAATACTGAGCCAAACCAGAGAGGCGAAGCGAGAAGCTCCACTCGCGTCAATCTGTCCACGCGAGAATACGGCAATAAGTACACCAAGTGGGGatagtttttgtatggaggtctatGAGAGAGTATCGGATCTGGTAAGAAAAAAAAGTGATAGCTAATTTTCTAAGTGAGGCTTATTTGACCTAATAGAAGTTGCATAATGTTTAGGTTGTTACGAATGTactgatatacactacatgaccaaaagcatgtggacacctgctcgaacgtctcattccaaaatcgtgggcattaatatggagttggtccccccttttgctgctataacagcctccactcttctgggaaggctttccactagatgttggaacattgctgcaggactTGCTTCCAGTCAGctacaagcattagtgaggtcggcaccgatgttgggcgattaggcctggctcacagtcggcgttccaattcatcccaaaggtgttcgttgaggtcagggctccagccccagaccatttttcctcTTCCAAcaaacgttacagttggcactatgcaatggggcaggttgcgttctcctggcatccgccaaacccagatttgtctgtccagagaatgcatttccacttttccagagtccaatggcagcgagctttataccactctagccgatgcttggcattgcgcatggtgatcttaggcttgtgggtttccatggccgtgctgctgctcatccatggaaacccatttcatgaagctcctgacgaacagttcttgtgctgatgttgcttccagaggcagttaggaactcggtagtgagtgttgcaaccgatgaCAGATGATTTCTACGCGCTACAGCACTcgccggtcccattctgtgagcttgtttggtctaccactttgcggctgagccattgttgctcctagacatttccacttcacaataacagcacttacagttgaccggggcagctctcgCAGGgctgaaatttgatgaactgacttgttggaaagatggcatcctatgacgatgccacgttgaaagtaaactgagctcttcagtaaggcaattctactgttaatgcttgtctatggagattgcatggctgtttgctcaattttatacacctgtcagcaactggtgtccactcatttgaaggggtgtccacatacttttatttATATAAGTGGACGCACGTGGCATCTCAGCAACTTTGAGGGAATAAATTATATTGGAGTTGTCTATTGTTCACAAGTGTATCTGTCCTCTCTTTGGCTAGAATGTTCCCATCTAATCTTGCCTCCTCCCGCCTGCCTTTGCGACAACGACTCCCATCGTCAGGGCAGAGACAAgaccatctcgtcattatatggACTATGTTATAGAGTATCTCTGGCCAAACTGAGCcgagccaaaccaagctgtattgAGCTGGCCTGGTTAAAGCCCTtcaccatagttgctggaaccgTGCCGAAAAGGACCATGTGAATAGACAATATCTGAGCCAGAACAGTTTGGTTCAGGTTGGCACGATAGTGTGTGAAGGGtatatcctcattgtcattggtGGGAGTTAGTGGAGGTACTGAAGTGAAGCGGTCACAACCCAGTGGGTCTGGAATGAGCTAGTTGGATGAGCACTCAGGgaaatatagacacacacacacacacacacacacacacacacacacacacacacacacacacacagaaagagagaaaaagagcgaaCAGCATGGAATCCTTTTCATGGGCTGTCATCTTTCTGAAACAGTCGTCTGATGGAGGGCTGTGTAATTATGCGTGCACTGCAAGTCAAACTGGGAGTCGAAGATTAGAGACAACATgaggcataaacacacacacacacacacacacacacacggccttaTCTGTCTTCGCCTGTGTGAATGTTCTCTCAGACAACTCCGTGAAGTAACTGCCAAAACTTCCCCTTCTCTCAACTTCATACGTCTTTCCATGATTTGTTCTTTCTGAGGTGTTTTATCCCTAAAGGTAGTCGTCACTCTCTCTGCCCACaggaagcagagagacaggcttTCTGTTGACAGGAACTGAAGATGGAAAGTCTTCTGAAGAGACGTTTAGTGTAGAGGGATAGTTAACATTGACCAGAAAGCACGAGGCCTTTCCTACCCACACAAGCTCAGGAAGATATAGAATACAACTTTATTGACCGTTTTGTTTCAGGGAACAACTGAGCACACACAGTCTGTATGCCTAACTTAGGCTAAATTGGCTTTCTACAGAACAATAGATTTCCCATCAACACTAATTCCATTTGTACAGAGTTTCCCCATCAAACttttttctttcctctccaactTACTGGAGACAGTGGAGAGTCATAGGGGCCATTGGAATTCTTCACCGGGAGCAGCAGGCCATTAACAGTTGGTGTGATACGAAGTGACTTGGCCGCTTGCATTATTTATCCCAAGAGTAGACTTCCATTTTAGCTTAGTGCAGAGAAGTGATAAAGAGTTTTTAAAAGTCAAAACTCCAGATAGTCGTTTGTCACAGAGAACTAATGTAGCAGCAGTTAGGAGACTTCAGGCATGGCCATGTGTCATGGCAGATGTTGGGAGGATCTAACACTGTGCCAGTGGGCTGGATGCTTGCTTCTGATcaggcctggtgtgtgtgtgtgtgtgtgtgtgtgtgtgtgtgtgtgtgtgtgtgtgtgtgtgtgtgtgtgtgtgtgtgtgtgtgtgtgtgtgtgtgtgtgtgtgtgtgtgtgtgtgtgtgtgtgtgtgtgtgtgtgtgtgtgtgtgtgtgtgttcatcaacAGACTATGAGATCCAGAGACAGATGTTTGTCCTGGAGAGCGGCGGCACGGTGCAGAACGAGACACGGTCGTTTGATGGCAAGACTGGGTAAGAGGCTTATAGAACCAAGTCAAGCCGACAAGTCCCATTACGTTACAGTGAGAGTGTTTCTGATAACATGTCAAAAATGTCTATTGACTAAGAATATGATGTTTCACAGGATACGGTACAATGTACACAGGATGCGTCTCTTCAGGGTTTTAATAGTTATTTGGGTCAGATATTCACCCCCCCATAATTCAACACTATATCCAGTGTGATATTTGATCTCAAGACATTCTCTCTTCTGAGGTTGATTTGAAAACGTTTTAGTAACTAAGAATGATGAATGAGGCCACTTGGagtcagtcagtgtctggtgttgTGGACCAGCATGCTAGCGAAGGTTGTAAAGCCCATGAAATGAGCTGCTCTTCACACAGCTGGGGCCTGCCTCTAATGCGCAAGTTAGCGTTTTTCGTCATGAATCTTGTACTGGAGGCAGCTGTGCAGAGCGGTcaatagctggcacagccacaaagtcataaaatcagattttaaacctaaccttaaccacactgctaatatcctgatgcctaaccctaaccttaaatgaagaacaaaaaggcaattttgactttgcagctggcctatctaagggaaaatcgctcagttctgcctccaggacaagactcatgacaataaacgtcaacctgcctaTAACACCATCccatgactgtgtgtgcgtgtgtgcgtgtgtgcgtgcgtgcgtgcgtgcattggGCCTGACAGAGTGTGTTTGACAGCAAAGGCCCACAGCTCTGTCATGGTCCAGAAATACACAGAATGACTGGGGGGCCCTCACCTCACACCTGTGGCCCTCGCCCATAGTTACAGCCTCTTCAACATGAACAATCTGCCGTAGTAACTGTTATAACCAGCGAAACACTATCGTTATACAGTACCTCAAAGCCATAACATGTGTCCGTCTGTTTTTCAGTCACACCATTCCAATGAGAGACAAGGAGGGCCTTCAGGACTACAGGTGAGTACATCTCATATTCACTTCAGAATGTTCTAGCAGCACAGCCTCCAGCACGGTGTGTGGTATTATACGATCACTGCTGTAGGGCCTGcgtggagagaagagggggagcgagacaggaaggagaggagagaggtcatCGTGGCTAGGGGCCCAGTAGATGGACATCCCGATAAACATGCGCCACCTCGCGGCCCTAACGCTTCAGTTAGCAAGAATTGTGACGCagagtagcgtgtgtgtgtgtgtgttttgtgtgtagagGAGACAGCCCTCCGTCTGACCGTGTGGCACTGTGCCGTCGAAGAGGCCTGCAGAGATACAGCCAGCACTCCGCTCTTATCTTTCTCTACTGCTGATAAcagctccctctccatctcctcttatctcactcttccctctttctcgctccctctctcctctgttgtcTTTAACCGTGCTCGCTCTGGGTGCTCCCTTTGTCACACATgcactctcatctctcctctctcttctctctcccctcgctctcttttcttctctctccatctttctttctcacccccacccccacccccactccAGGTTCATGCCGGAGCCCAACCTGCCTCCTCTGATGGTGTATGAGGCGTGCTCTACAGCCCCCCCTGGTGTTGCCCCCAGCCAGGTGGTGGTtctggaggaggtgagggagaggCTGCCGGAGCTGCCCAGCGTCAGGAGGCAGAGGCTGGTGGAGACCTACGGCATCCTCCCCGAACACAGCTTCACCCTGGTGGTGAGTGACTACTCAGTATGTAGGTGTGTCTGTTAACGTCCAACTGAGCAAGTTAATTATAGGAGATGGTAGGTaggtttctccctccatctctctggctTTCAtcttctgtcttcctgtctgtctctctccctcccactttcTGGCACTTTCTGCTCCCCCTCTTCCTTTATCTCTCCATTGTactctctcccacactctctctcaatttaatAACTACCCAAAGTAACCTATTCTTGCACAGCCAGTTACCCTGTCTGCACTTCTGCCTCTGTCCAGCAAGGCGCAGTAGATtgttgtatatacagtattattaaGTGTGTTTCATTGGGTCTCCTGTTGTAGAATGAGGACGGGCTGATGGACTACTTTGAGGCCGTCGTCAAGGAGACCAAGGCTGGACCGAAAAAGGTGATTGGCTGGGTGATGAACGAGCTGCAGGGGCTCCTCCATCAACAGAACCTGAGTGTCAGCCAGAGGTGAGACACTCAgtcgtcctcttcctcctcctcttcctctgtgtcctACTCTAGCCTCAGtcattctctttctcctctccacctcaTCCCTATCATTCTTCCTCTACACCCTTCATCTTGTTtcgccctcttctccctccctccctccctcccgaacTCCTatcatgtgtctctcctccccttcctcctcctcctcctccgttctACTCTTTTCAGTCTTGCGTTGCCTTCAAACCCCATGTTGAAGATCCTATCTCAGGACCCAACGTCTTGGCTAGACGGAGGCCTGAAATCATTTCCATACTGGAAGCATCATTTATGTGCTTTTCCCCAGCGATGTTTCCTATCTATCTTCATGTTGATACCTTCCATTATTACTATGGCAGGCCGTGAATGTGAAT
It contains:
- the LOC106610180 gene encoding glutamyl-tRNA(Gln) amidotransferase subunit B, mitochondrial isoform X1, which gives rise to MAGSSALLCNMNKHISIFYPTITYQRHSWCVIRRICMSVSRCQSQAQTKRKSAPQELVGVVGLEIHAQIHSNTKLFSGSQVGFQAPPNSLVSFFDASLPGTLPVLNRRCVEAAVMTGLALNCTINRKSLFDRKHYFYADLPAGYQITQQRLPIAVDGTLTYSHLGGRKRNTVVTKSVRIKQIQLEQDSGKSLHDDYRSQTLIDLNRAGVGLMELVMEPDMSCGEEAAAAVREMQLILQALGTCQGNMAEGQLRVDANVSVHRPGDPWGIRTEVKNINSARNLARAIDYEIQRQMFVLESGGTVQNETRSFDGKTGHTIPMRDKEGLQDYRFMPEPNLPPLMVYEACSTAPPGVAPSQVVVLEEVRERLPELPSVRRQRLVETYGILPEHSFTLVNEDGLMDYFEAVVKETKAGPKKVIGWVMNELQGLLHQQNLSVSQSPISPQALAQVLNLQENGQISSSIAKQVFQELWKTPGKTAQQIVKEQDLGMVNDSTEIHRICQKVVDSHPDQVQAIRSGNKKVLNKLMGLVQKETKGRADPVLVRAILEQKTS
- the LOC106610180 gene encoding glutamyl-tRNA(Gln) amidotransferase subunit B, mitochondrial isoform X2 encodes the protein MYVCLPMPESSPNKTEKVLNRRCVEAAVMTGLALNCTINRKSLFDRKHYFYADLPAGYQITQQRLPIAVDGTLTYSHLGGRKRNTVVTKSVRIKQIQLEQDSGKSLHDDYRSQTLIDLNRAGVGLMELVMEPDMSCGEEAAAAVREMQLILQALGTCQGNMAEGQLRVDANVSVHRPGDPWGIRTEVKNINSARNLARAIDYEIQRQMFVLESGGTVQNETRSFDGKTGHTIPMRDKEGLQDYRFMPEPNLPPLMVYEACSTAPPGVAPSQVVVLEEVRERLPELPSVRRQRLVETYGILPEHSFTLVNEDGLMDYFEAVVKETKAGPKKVIGWVMNELQGLLHQQNLSVSQSPISPQALAQVLNLQENGQISSSIAKQVFQELWKTPGKTAQQIVKEQDLGMVNDSTEIHRICQKVVDSHPDQVQAIRSGNKKVLNKLMGLVQKETKGRADPVLVRAILEQKTS